The following is a genomic window from Labeo rohita strain BAU-BD-2019 chromosome 15, IGBB_LRoh.1.0, whole genome shotgun sequence.
TCAGACTGACGGTACGGTTCGCTGCCGATGTGAATGCAATTATACCAAACGTGGAAGTGAACTAGCGCTATAATAGCAcattatttgatgaaaatttGTGGTAGTGTGTGCGTTTCACTCACTTTCCTGACAAGTGTGACTGATGCACTGCAAGCAGTGAGCTATATCTCATTTCTGTTCGTCTTTAGCATTCTTTAGAGCATTTGCATTTGTATGTTCTCGAGACAGACGTAATTGCCGTTATGTACTGTAGCTTTGAAAACAAAACCTTCGGtttaaaaacaaagataaataaaagtgaAGAGAGCAATGCTATGCATTTTGCTCCCTTCTCCTGCATCGTCATTACTAAGCAACAGGGTAAACAGCTGCTGGCTTGATGACGCAAATGAAAATAACACAGTCCAGCAGGGGGAGGGGGGTGCAATTGAACTCGGGTTCGGACCAGGTAAGCGAACCATGTGTGAAAGCACCCTAAAACTCTTGGACATATTCTAAAGATTCTATGCcatgaaatttaaatattatagttGATAGTGATAAAGGCTCATTGTCACAGCTGTAaacgtctgaggctgagactaatGTTTCTCTAGCCATTTAGCAATCCTATAGCCTGAACCACTGAAGTGCAACCACCTTTACCACCAGTGGGGCAGTCGTGGCTTAATGGTTAGAGTGAATGATTAGTATTCTCTTCCACCATCAGTACCCTTGAGCATGCACCAAACCCCCaactgtgtgtgcacttggataggttaaatgcagagcacaaattctgagtatgtaCTAGTATGTACTAGATGCATCCTACAACATCCTGTTGTAGCGCTTCTTAGTGAAATTAGCTTGCACAAATAGAGGCCTGTTGTGCACAACAagcataaatatgaaataatctgcattatatagtaaaataaataaataaaccataatttGGTATAAATTTACTGTTAGCCAGACATATTAAGATGAGTTTTTAGTACTAGAGTAgagatagcacacatacgtcaacaagatgtctgttaaagatcacttgatctgaaaagcatctgctgtgtacaaacatctgaaagatgtctgtaagatgtcagttttacatacattctaaatcataaacatctgatagatgtctatttgacatctgataggaaacaatGTATGCTATCAGGGAATACATTTGAAAGAGATAACAGCAGTTATCTGGTGCAAAAGTGACGAGTTGAATGTGACTGTGAGTTAGAGGTACttgaatttgcaaagttgtgaCATTATTAACGTGACATTTTCCTTGAAGTGGAGGAAAAAGATTAACTGTTTGTTCTGTAATAACTGAGTTTAGCTGTGAGTGCAAAGGATAAAATGAGGATTAAGCTCCGGGAGACatggagaaaaaataaaacgaacAACAAAGCGCCACAACATCTGTCGTCAGTGTTTTAATGCTTCTGTTTCAGGCATTTTGATCAGAGGAGAGGATAGGATTTGTTTAGTTTaacagcaaaaaatatttaaattttcttaTTACAAATCATGCAGTCTAAGTTTCATCATACAGCAAGTTATGTATATTAAACAGCTTTCtgaaatacttgattctgattggtcagtctttgtattttatgcatattttgcatattgACCTCTATCATCTTGTGTCACTTCTTGGTCACATAATACAGTAATTTCAACtcaaatcaacatattatataattttttcatttatttcacaaGTAAGTGGgataatatatatttagctAATTGTTACTGCAAAATACACCTCTCCTAATTATTCTGTCTGGGTTTGTTTTGCGATAATAACCAACTTGTTGTGTATAATCAGTTGTATCCTTTCAGTTATGTCTTTATTTCATGTCATATGGCTTTCCCCATTATGAGCAGGCTCATGAAGAAAACCATAATGAAAAACAGCCACATGAAGAATCGATCCAAAACCTTGGCGACCTTTTTCCACTCTCCGGTTCTTTTTGCTGTCGCTCTCTGATCGCGGTAACAGTTTGCGACATACTCAATATTCCTCATGAGATGCTGCTGCTCACACTTGCACTGCGTTTTGAGCCCACCATCATGATCTCTGCATCCATCCTCTCCTCTTCCTGTGGATTTTCCCAATTCTGCCACCCCATCGCTGCAATCCATGCTCATGAACACTCCCTCCTTCCACACGCCGTAGTGACAGGTGGGGTGTTTTCCTAATGAGCACGCCGGACTCATGATCTGAGACATGTCTTCTGTGTCATCTGGGAGCTTTGTAGATGTGGCATCTTGACCCTTCTCAAATTTGAACACGAAGTCGTCTTTCCCAGCTTGGCCATTCATGTTGCAGTTGGAGTCGGGTGGTTTTGGTGGTTGATGGTCTGGTCTCTCTGGCTGTGCGGTCATGCAGTTCTCGCCGACTTCGTAGACGAAGCATATTCTAGCCAGATATTGCAGGATGAATGTCTTGGCCCAGTTTGGGACGGGTTTGGCCTCAGGGCCACAGTGGTGTATGTTCATAATAAAGATGGTGAGGGCTGTGGATGCAGTGATCATGGTCATCGTGGCTATGTAATACTTTCCTGTAGAATGTAAGAGACAATTGATCAGTTAATGTTGAATTATATGTTGGCTCTGCTAtgtttctaattattttagtacttttaaggaatatgagagaaaaaaaaatggtgagaatatttaaaaaataaattaatttaaaatgatttgtggtAAAGGTATGTTTACACataattttattgaatttattttacataatctTTTTTAGAAGCCATTGCCATTTTAACCAAAAAGTAATGTTGCaatgtatttcatttattaactATTTACTGACAAAACATATAATGTACACTTTTACACGGTGTCATTAACAACCAGTCAGTATTTACACTGATAGTCGCACTATGCTTTTTGATTCAATAAATAGAACCGACTCAGAGTCATTTGCTTAGGAATCGGACTACAGTAGTCAaaatttgaagtggatcaaaaaagttaatcaaagttgtcccaatacaagaacgggtattgttttggttttaggacaactttgatgaaaggatTTGAtgcacttcaaatgttgactactgtagacTGGTTGAGCTGTatgcttttgattcactaaaaagaaccaactcaGAGTGATTCGTTTGAGAATCTTTTGAGCTGTGCGAtcttgattcactaaaagaaccTGCTCATAAGAGTCGTTCATTCTGATTCGGATTCGAATCACTCGTTTAGTTTATTTCACGCTGTTGAGTGAATAGCGGTGTCACAGCGTTAATAAGTaagtatttctgtaaaaaactGTCAGTCAGAATATTTTAGTACAGTATTCTGTGTAATGAACGTGAGAAAACATCTAACGAAACTGAACTTCATTCGTTTCTGGTGTTTACGAAATGAAACTGGTTCTGAAAATGGAAGTTCTTTCATTTCTAGCGGTGTTGCTTCAAGAAGTTACTGAAACTTGTCTAGCTAGTGTGCAAGCTACTCAAAAGTATAATTATAGTCGAGCTAAAAGAGTTAGCAACAGTActaacagaaattaaataactCGAAGCTAACGTTACTCAAATGGGCAATATATTATTAAGtatgtgtaataagtgagacaaatctaaatatttagctaaatatttagaaaaagacTTAAAATTCCAGTCTGAATTTTGAATATCGCATGTTTACTATTTATGCTATGTAGTTTATGCCTTTAGGCTgactttaaataattaaaaaatgtttttacactaACTTTAACCCAATCTATATGTTTTTCAGCAGTTATGATTCACCTATAAGAGGTACATTCTCTGAGGGAGGCATGATCTCAGCCACCAGCAGCTGAAACACGGTGAGCGCCAGCATCACTGTTACTCCCAATGACACCTTCTCTCCAGAATCTGCAGGTAGGTAGAACCCCAGCGGAGCCAAGAAAGAGATCATCACACAAGGAATGAGCAAGTTGAATACATAAAATGAGGCCCTTCTTTTCAGTTTCAGAGTGTACGTCACATCCGGATAAGGGTCTGCACAGCAGCCGTACAGAATGATGTTTCTCTTGGCCGGCATTCCCAGCACCTCCCATTCCACGTTGTCAACCAAGTCTGCGAGATCTGCGCTCTCCATGGCGTTCAGAATGTCAAGTTGGTTGCCGTTGTAGGTCCATGACCCGTAGGTCAGACGACACTGCTGGGCGTCAAAGGGGAAGAATGAGACGTCAACTTTACAGGAGCTTTTGGTGATGGCTGGAGCATCCCACATGATCTGGCCATCATGACGGATCACGACGTTGGTGTCCATAGTGCTGGTAAAGTGATCATCAGCGCTACAaagattatttttagttttaaaaaagttatagaCTTTTTATAGCCACTTCTTTAGCTTCCCCTAAAATGGTAAAGAAAAATGGTTGAGAAAGAATCTGAAGGCACAAGATGTAGgtactctaccagtcaaaagtttttggacaggtggatttttaatgtttttttaaaaagtatcttttgtaagtaatagtaaaattttgaaatatttttactatttaaaataactgattttattttaatatattttaaaat
Proteins encoded in this region:
- the chrna10a gene encoding neuronal acetylcholine receptor subunit alpha-10a codes for the protein MSAKNVEYLTFFAFCLMFVPVCWGANGIYAQKLLNDLFRNYTSALRPVEDTEDILNVTLQITLSQIIDMDERNQILTAYLWIRQVWIDKYLTWNKDNYDGLDTIRVPGSYVWRPDIVLYNSADDHFTSTMDTNVVIRHDGQIMWDAPAITKSSCKVDVSFFPFDAQQCRLTYGSWTYNGNQLDILNAMESADLADLVDNVEWEVLGMPAKRNIILYGCCADPYPDVTYTLKLKRRASFYVFNLLIPCVMISFLAPLGFYLPADSGEKVSLGVTVMLALTVFQLLVAEIMPPSENVPLIGKYYIATMTMITASTALTIFIMNIHHCGPEAKPVPNWAKTFILQYLARICFVYEVGENCMTAQPERPDHQPPKPPDSNCNMNGQAGKDDFVFKFEKGQDATSTKLPDDTEDMSQIMSPACSLGKHPTCHYGVWKEGVFMSMDCSDGVAELGKSTGRGEDGCRDHDGGLKTQCKCEQQHLMRNIEYVANCYRDQRATAKRTGEWKKVAKVLDRFFMWLFFIMVFFMSLLIMGKAI